In Neptuniibacter halophilus, the genomic stretch GATGAAAATCAGGTACTGCAGGCGGCGCTGGCAGGGCAGGGGATTGCCATTCTCAGCCGTGCGTTGCTGCATAACCCGTTGCACAATGGCTGGCTCCAACCGGGGCTGGATAATCTGAGTGCGCAACTGCAGGGGCTCGACTACTATCTGGTAACGCCCCGCCGCAGTCGTGAGAATCCGGCGGCAGAAACGTTTTCTGGCTGGCTGCAGCAGCGTCTGGCAAAGGGCTGCGAATAACAACACCCGGAACCGCGCGTTCCGGCTCAGTATTTTGATGAAGGAGAATCATAACCATGACAGATAAGGCGATTGGTGCCGGTGAAACCACCCGGCGTGAAGTAATGGGTGATGAGTTTGTTGATCGGGCGCTGACCCAGGTGACACCGCTTACCGAACCATTGCAGGAGTGGATCAATGGCCACGCCTGGGGTTCGGTGTGGCAGCGTGATCAGCTCAGTCGCAAAGAGCGCTCACTGGTAACGGTGGCGATGCTGGTGGCGCTGCGGGCAGAAACGGAGCTCAAAGGCCATCTGCGCGGTGCGCTGAATAATGGCTGCACGCCGGAAGAGTTGCGTGAAGTTCTGCTGCAGAGCACTGTGTATTGCGGCGCACCGGCAGCGCAGGAAGCTTTTCGTGCAGCGGCTGAAATCCTGACACCGTTGTTGCACGGAGATGAACCGGCTGTTTCATAGCGCTGTTAGTGCGCTGAACTGACTGGGCTATGCTTTGACTGATGGTATTAATTAACAGCACACCCGATCTGCACCTGTTATGTCTGACTCGTTGAAAAGAGGGCAGAGCCTTGCCGGGGCGGCTGCCGGTTCCCGGATCTCGACCTACTCACTCTACAGTGAGGATACATCCCGTTCTGACCCGGAATTTATTCATATCGAGGATATCCGCACCCGGGCGGAGCTGTTTGACTGGACCATCAATATCCATACCCACCCGAAGATGTTCCAGCTTATCTATGTCCGCTATGGCGAAGTCAGGATTCATCTGGACGGGCTGGAGCAGATCGAACAGGGCCCCTGTCTGATCACCATTCCCAGTGGCGTGGTGCACGGCTTTCAATTCAGTCGTGAGCAAACCAGAGGCTCGGTGATTACCGTTTCTCAGTTGCTGGTGCTGGATGAGCAGTTTCAGCACCGTTTCCCGTTTTACGATGAGCTGTTCAGCCGGGCTCTGGTGATACCGTTGCAGGAACAGGACGCGGACCTTGAGCTGATTGATCAGCAGATCGCCGATCTGAAACGGGAATACCGCGACGATCTTGCGGGAAAAACAGTGATGTTTGAGTGGTTGCTCTACTCATTGCTGATCCGCATCGGTCGCAAGCTGAAAAGTGCTTACGCCAGTCACGACAGCGGCAGCCGCTACGAACAGCGTTACAAAGCGCTGTGTCAGTTGATTGAGCAGCACTACCGCGAACATCGTCCGGCCAGTTGGTACGCAGAACAACTCAATACCACGCCGATGGGGCTGAGTCGTGCCTGCAATGCCGTATCAGGTAAAAAGGTCAGCGAACTGCTGCAGGACCGGCTGGTACTCGAAGCCCAGCGTTATCTGATCTACACCGCCGCGCCCGCCTCACTGATCGCCTACGATCTGGGGTTTCAGGACCCGGCCTATTTCTCACGCTTCTTTAAACGCCGGGTCGGACTCTCACCGGGTGCATTCCGCAAACAGCGTGATAGTGGTTAGTTTCAGATCTGTTCACATAATTCGCGCAGGAATTCGAGAAATACCCGGCAGTTTTTCGACATCAAACGGCGTTGCGGATAGACCGCCGAAAGTACCGCCGCGCTCGCTTCAAACTGAACCTCGGGATACACCTCAACCAGTTCGCCCGAGGCGAGGCAGGGTTTGCAATACTGATCCGGCAGCAAAGAAACGCCGCCACCATTGAGCAGCGCCTCACGAACGGCAATCGGGTCATTTACATGGATGATCCCCCGGCTGAGGTTGATGGTTTTGCGACTCTCTGCCTGACGCACCGGAAAGCGGCTATGGCGGTAGCGCTGTTCACAGATCTGGATATGACCTTGCAGGGCTTCGGTACTGCTGCCCAGTTCATGGCTGTCGCGGTAAGCGGGTGTGGTAACCCAGAGCAGGCGGCTCTGGTAGAGCGGTGTGGCAATCAGTTCCGAATCTGCCAGTTCGCCGATCACCACCGCCAGATCGATCTGATCGCGGATAATATCCACCGGGTGGCTGGTAATGATGATCTCCAGTTCAATTTTCGGAAACTGGCGGCGAAAGCGGGGCAGGTGCCGGGCGACTATTTCCCGGCCAAATGCCATGGGCAGGGCAACCACCAGACGACCGCCGGGCTCCGCCTGCAGACCAGACATAGCGGCCTCGGTTTCCTCAACCTGTTGCATGATCTGCAGGCAGTGACGGTAGAAGGTTTCGCCCTCGGCGGTGATCCTGATATTGCGTGAATTGCGTTCCAGCAGGCGTAAGCCCAGCGCCTGTTCCAGCCGGTTAAGGCCTTTGCTGACGGTGGATTTTGCCAGTTGCAGATGTGCCGCTGCCGCCGACACGCCTTTGTGCTCCACCGTGGCAATAAACAGCGGGATGTCGTCGATGTTCCAGTTCATATGATGTCTGCCTGATGGTGTTTCTGAATAGAAACGAATCGTTCTATTTTAGCGGATTGTTTCTAAAATACTGCGATTTTAAGCTGCTGTTATTCAGGAAATAACAACCGGAGTCGAGTATGGCCAGAATCGTTGGTGGCATTGGTGCCTCCCATTCCCCCACCATTGCCTTTGCAAAAGATACCAATAAACAGAACGACCCAGCCTGGGCGCCTATCTTTGAGGGCTTTTCGGTGGTTCAGACGTGGGTCCGCGAAAAGCAGGTTGATGTGCTGTTTATGATCTTTAACGATCACATTACCTCCTTTTTCTTTGATCATTATTCTGCTTTTGCTCTGGGGATTGATGACCGTTATGAGACCGCCGATGAAGGGGGCGGGGCGCGTGACTATCCGCCGGTGGAGGGGCATCTGGCGCTTTCACAGCATATTGGTCAGGCGCTGGTGGCAGACGAGTTTGATATGTCCTTCTTTCAGAAGAAACCGCTGGATCATGGCTTTTTCTCACCGCTTTCGATGATTGCCGAAGATACGCAGCAAGGCTGGGCCGGTACGGTGGTGCCGTTGCAGGTGGGTGTGTTGCAGTTCCCTGTACCCAGCGCGCGGCGCTGCTACAAATTGGGACGCTCTCTGCGTAAGGCGATACAGAGCTTCCCGGAAGATCTTAATGTGGCGATTGTAGCGACCGGCGGTTTATCGCATCAGGTGCATGGCGAACGCTGCGGTTTTACCAGTGAAGCCTGGGATAACGAGTTTCTCGAACTGCTGCAGCACAAGCCGGAGCAACTGACCGGGATGCGTCTGGCTGAATACGCTGAAAAGGGCGGTATGGAAGGTGCCGAAGTGATCATGTGGCTGATTATGCGCGGTGCCCTGTCAGATAAGGTGAACAAAGTACATCAGACCAGCTATCTGCCCTCGATGTGCAATATCGCCACGCTGATTTATGAGGATCTCGGGGATGCCCCGGATGAAGCCGATCTTGAGGTTTACCGGGAACATATTGGCTCTGAGCTGGCCGGTGTCGAAAAGCTCTCCGGCACCCATCCATTTACGCTGGCGCGCAGTCATAAGGCGTATCGTATCAATGATTTTCTGCACCGGATTGTGATTCCTGAACACCGCGCGCGTTTTGTCAGCGATCTGGAAGGGCTGATGCAGGAATACAACCTCACCACAGAAGAGCAGACCATGATTCGTAACCAGCAGTGGATCGAGATGATTCACTACGGTGTTACTTTCTTTGTACTGGAAAAGATGGCCCCGGTGGTGGGAGTTTCCAATATCGAGGTGTATGCCAGCATGCGCGGCGAGAGCGTGGAGGATTTTCTGAAAACACGTAACGCCCCGATCCGTTATTCGGTTGCCGGAGGCGATAAAGCCAGCGAACTCGACCAGAGCCCGCAATGAGGGCAGATAAGTGGTTGTGCTTCAGCGGCTGCGGCCGCTGACCCTTTGCGGCTTTACAGCGTGGCGTTGCCTGTTCGACCGGATTCAGCGCTGCACGGGTTAACGATCTGTAAAGGGCGTAAAGATGTGTAAAACCGCTTTCACTTTCACCCTGTAGCTTTAGCATTACTGTTAATAAATAAGACTCATGGTGAGAGTTAAGTGGACAATAATTCGTATTACCTTTTGTCTGGTGCTGTTGCTCAGCCCGGCAGAGGCAGGCAGGAAACGCCTCTCTGGCGCTCGCGCCTTCTGACAACGATGCTGCTGAGTTTGATGCTGACCGGCTGTGTCACTCCCCAGACGCTTAAGGTCGATCCTGTCAGCCATATGCCGGAACAGTGGAGCCGGACTGATAACCGCAGTTCGCAGCTATCAGGATGGCTGACAGAACTGAATGATCCGCAACTGACACAACTGGTGGCTGAGGCTTTGCAGTCTAATCCGGAGCTGGCTGCGGCACAGGCGCGTCTGGAGCAGGCCCGGCAGGCTCTGCGTATTTCGGATGCTGATCGCTATCCCGATCTGGCGCTGAGCCTCGGCGCTGAGCGCGCGGAGAATGCAGACGGATCACTCACCCTGAATAGCGAATTAAGCTGGGACCCGGACCTGTGGGGTGAACTGGGGGCGCGGCAACGCCAGACGCAACTGGAATTTGTCGCTGCAACGGCAGAGCTGCGTCAGGCGGAAGAGGAGCTGGCGGTCTCTGTCGCGAACCGTTGGTTTGAGTTACAGGAAGCACAGCTCTTGCTGCAACTTTACACCGAGCGCAGCGCAACTCTGGAAAGTGATCTGGCGGTGATCGAATCGGGTTACCGTCAGGGGCTGTATGAAGCGCTTGATCTGTTTCTGGCGCGCAATGATCTGAATGCGCAGAACTCAACCGTAGCGGAACAGCAGCAGACGCTGGCGGAAAGTCGCCGGGCACTGGAGCAGCTATTGGGGCGCTATCCGCAGGCTGCGCTGATTACAGAAGCGAGTCTGGCGCTGACCGAAGAGGAGCAGATGCCGCTGTTGTCTTCCGGGATGCTGCTGCGTCGTCCCGATCTGCAGGCCAGTTGGCTCAGCCTGCTGGCCGCCGATCAGGCCCTTGCCGCGGCGCATAGTGCGCGTTATCCCTCGTTCAGTCTGAGTGCTGCCTATGGGGGTAGCAGCAGTGCCCTGTCGGAGCTGGTCAGCGGGGGCGGTCTGGCCTGGAGTCTGGGCGCATCGCTGGTTCAGACTCTGTTTGATGCGGGGCGTCTGGAAGCGACGGAAGCTCAGCAACTGGCCGTGCGCCAGGAGCTGGAAAGCAGCTATCTGAATGACCTCTACAGCGCCTTTACTGAGGTGGAGAACGCCCTCGATCAGCGTGCAACACTGAAACAACGCCATGCACTGTATCTGGCAGCCCGCAGCAATGCTGATCAGGCTGAACAGTTGGCGTTTGAGCGCTATCAGCGTGGCCTTGAAACCTATACCACCGTGCTGGAGGCACGGCGTCGATCGCTGGACGCCCAGACCGAAATCATCTCCCTGCGCCGGACCATGCTGCAAAACCGCATCGGTCTGGCTCAGGCGCTGGGCGGCAGCTTTCAGCCTGAATCCGCTAACACTATCTCCCTCGCCGAATCGGAGGCGTCAGACTCATGATCAGAAAATTATTGCCACTGCTGGTGATCAGCGTGCTGGGTGGCGCCAGTTACTTTGTCTTCAGTCACCCACCGGAAGCGCCGCGCATGGCGGTTAAACGCAGTGCGGCGATCAGTGTGGAGGTGGAAACGGTGACGCCTGAGGACTTTCCGATCTGGGTGGAGAGTTATGGCCGGGTACAGCCGCGGACTCAGAGCGAACTGCTGCCGCAGGTGGCCGGGGAGATTGTCTGGATCAACCCGGATCTGCGTGCCGGTGGCTTCTTTGAAGCCGGCGATGAGCTGTTGCGGATCGACGACCGGGATTATCAGGTCGCATTGAGTGAAGCCCGCGCAGCACTGGCCAGTGCCCGCCAGACCCTGAGTGAAGAGCAGGCCCAGAGTGAACAGGCAAAAGCGGACTGGAAACGGCTGGGGTACAGCGGCAATGCCCCGGACCGGGTCGCACGCGTGCCTCAGTTGCAGGCTGCGAAAGCCAGTCTGGCCTCGGCGCAGGCCGCGGTTACTCAGGCTGAGCTGAATCTGGAGCGCACCCATATCCGCGCACCTTATGCCGGCCGGGTACTGGAAAAGTCTGTGGATCGCGGGCAGGTCGTGGCGACTGGCACCACACTGGCAACACTTTACGCAGTGGATTATGTCGAAGTCCGGTTGCCGATTCAGAGCCGTGATCTGGCCTATGTCGAGCTGCCAGAACGTTACCGCTACAGCGACCCGGTTACCGAATCTCTGCCTCAGGTGAGCTTTATCTCTGACCTGATCGGCCATGAAGCGTGGCAGGGGCAGGTGGTGCAGACTGAGGGAGCGATCGATGAAGACAGCCGTCAGCTCTATGTTCTGGCGCAGATTAATGACCCCTATGGCAGTCGCGCTGAAGGGCGGGTGCCGTTGAAGATTGGTCAGTATGTGCAGGCCCGGATTCAGGGCCGCACCCTGAGCAATGCCATTGTTATCTCTAATCGGGTGATCTATCAGGGCAGCTATGTCTACGTGGTTGCTGAGGGTGTTGTACAGCGCCGGGATATCCGGATCGGCTGGCAGGATGAACAGCAGGCACTGATCAGTGAAGGATTGCAGGCCGGGGATCAACTGGTACTGACCACACTGGGACAGGTGGTCTCGGGAACACCGGTCAGTATCCGCCAGCCCGCGCTGGCAGAACAGGGTAAAGTGCCGCAGGCTGCGGCTAAGAAGGCAGGAGACCCGTCATGATCGCCTGGTTTGCCCGAAATCATGTGGCCGCTAATCTTCTGATGCTTGGCATTGTGCTGGCGGGCCTGATCTCGCTTAACTACCGGATTCCGCTGGAGGTATTTCCCAGTGTTGAAGCGGACACGATCAGTGTCAGTGTCAGCCTGCGTGGTGCCAGCCCGGAAGATGCAGAAAGCGGTCTGGCCACCCGGATTGAGGATGCAGTGTCTGATCTGGAAGGGATCGAAGAGCTGACCAGCCGCTCGGTTGAGGGCGGCACCACCGTCACCATCGAGGTGGAAGATGGCTATGATCCGCGTGACCTGCTGGCCGATGTAAAAGCCCGGGTCGATGAGATCAGCTCCTTTCCGGAACAGGCAGAGAAACCGGTGGTGGCACTGGCGACCCGCACCCGTGAGGTCATTACGGTTGCCCTGTCGGGTGATCTGACTGAGCGCGAGCTGCGCAGTTATGCCGAAGGGGTGCGTGATGACCTGTTGCGAATAGACGGTATCAGCCAGTTGGAGCTGGCGGGTATCCGGGATTATGAGATCGCTATCGAGATCTCCAAAGATCGCCTGCGTGAATACGACCTGACACTGGAAGAAGTGGCAGACCGAATCGCCGAGAGCTCGCTGGATCTCTCCGCCGGGAATGTAAAAACCATCGGCGGTGACATTCTGATTCGCGCCAAAGGTCAGGCGTATCAGCGCGATGAATTTGAGTCGGTGGTGGTTAAAACGCAGGCCGATGGTGGATTGCTGCACCTGAGTGATATTGCCAGCGTCAGCGATGGCTTTGAAGAGACTGCACTGCGCAGCCGGTTCAACGGCGAGCTGGCGGTGATGCTGGAGGTGTACCGGGTTGGCAGCCAGAGTGCCATTGGTGTGGCAGATAAAGTGAAGGCCTACGTGGAGTCGCGTCAGGATGATCTGCCGCGAGGCCTGCAGATGCAGTACTGGGATGACGACTCAGAGATCGTTAAGGGCCGTCTGAATCTGCTGATCAGCAACGCGGCTCAGGGCGGTATTCTGGTATTGCTGCTACTGACTCTGTTTCTGCGTCCGTCGATCGCCTTCTGGGTATTTCTTGGTATCCCGGTGAGCTTTATGGGCGCGTTTATGCTGCTGCCGATGTTTGGTGTCAGCCTGAACATTATGTCCCTGTTTGGTTTTATTCTGGTGCTGGGAATCGTGGTCGATGATGCGATTGTTACCGGAGAAAATGTCTATACCCATATGCAATCGGCCGAGAACAGCCTGCAGGCAGCCATTCGCGGCACTCAGGAGGTCTCGGTACCGGTTACTTTCGGTGTGCTGACTACGGTGGCCGCGTTTCTGCCGATTGCCTTTATCGAGGGGGCCCGCGGGCCCATTTTCTCGCAGATCCCCTTTGTGGTGATTCCGGTTCTGTTGTTCTCCCTGATCGAGTCGAAACTGGTATTGCCATCCCATCTCAAGCATATCCGTTTGCGCAAAGAGCAACAGAGCAGCGGATTTTCGCGCTGGCAGAAAAGTTTTGCCGATGGTTTTGAACGCTCGGTTCTGCGTTATTACCAGCCGTTACTGGCGCTGGCGCTGAAACACCGGCTGACCACCCTGTCGCTGTTCAGTGGCACCTTTGTGCTGATTCTGGCGATGATCTTCAGTGGCTGGAGCCAGTTTGTCTTTTTCCCGCGCATTCAGAGCGACACGGCGCGTGCCACGCTGACTATGCCTTCCGGTACGCCGTTTGAGGTGACCGACAGAACGATCGTCAGGATGGTCGCCGCGGCCCGTACCCTGCAGGAGCGTTACCGTAATCAGGAAACCGGCGAGAGCGTGGTACAGAATATCTACTCCACCACCGGCGATGGTGGCAGCGCAGAAGAGGGGCGGGTGCGGTTTGAACTGACCCCTTCTGAGAAGCGTGATCCGGAACTGAGTACTGCACGTCTGGTGCAGGAATGGCGTGAGATGATCGGCGAGGTGCCGGGAGCTGAATCCCTGATCTATCGCGCTGAGCTCGGACGTGGCGGAGACCCGGTGGATATCCGTCTCAGTTCCGGCAGCGTCGCTGACCTGACGGCGATGGCGGAACAGGTGAAGCAGCGTCTGGCGGAGTATCCGAGCCTGTTCGATATCAGTGACAACCTGTCTGACGGTAAAGAAGAGTTGCAGATCGAACTCAAACCGCAGGCGTATGCGCTGGGTCTGACGCGCGATGCGATTATCAGTCAGGTACGGAATAACTTCTTTGGTATTGAGGTGCAGCGGATTCAGCGTGGCCGGGATGAGGTCCGGGTGATGGTTCGCCTGCCGGATACAGAGCGTCAGGCGATCAGTAACCTGCGCAACGTGCAGATCGAAACCGACACCGGTCTGGTGCCGCTGGATGAGGTAGCGCAACTGGTACCGGGTCGGGGCGCTTCGGCGATCTACCGGATCAATCAGCAGCGTACTGTGAGTGTGGTCGCTGATCTGGATAAAGAGAGCACCAATACCACCGTATTGTACCGGGATCTGGCCAGCTATCTGGATGAGCTGATGCTGCAGTATCCGGGGGCCGGCTACAGCCTCGAAGGTGAAGCGCGTGAACAGGAAGAATCGTTCTCCTCCATGGGGCTGGGTCTGGTGTTTGTATTCTTTGCCATCTACAGCTTGCTGGCGATTCCGTTCCGCTCCTATCTGCAGCCGCTGATCGTGATGTCGATCATTCCTTTCGGCGCGATCGGTGCGGTGGTCGGGCACTGGATTATGGGAATGGATCTGACCATTATGAGCCTGCTGGGGCTGATGGCGCTGATCGGTGTGGTGGTGAACGACAGTCTGGTACTGGTGGAGTTTACCAATCGTCGTCAGGCAGAATTAAAATCGCGTCTGGGTTCACACGATGCGGCGTATCAGGCGGTACTCATGGCCGGTGCTGCGCGGTTCCGACCGGTAATACTGACATCGCTGACGACCTTCCTAGGTTTGCTGCCGTTGCTGTTTGAGAAAGCGGTACAGGCGCAGTTCCTGATTCCTATGGCGGTTTCGCTGGGTTTTGGTATTTTGTTTGCCACCCTGATCACGCTGATCATGGTGCCGGTAAATCTGATGCTGCTGGAGGACCTTAAATCTCTGTTTCTGCCATCGCGGGAGGGAGATCAACCCACGGCCGATGCGGAACCGGCGCTGCCTTCGGTGCAGAGTGAGCCCGGTTAATCTGCTGTGCATCGGGCCGCTCAGGAAGCCTGCCCGATGCTGGCCAGAAAGCGGTCGCACCACGTCTGTATATTCTGCTTGCAGAAGGGGATAAAACTGTCCGGGTTGACCTGATGCAGCGCCTCTACCTGCTGAACAAGTCTGTCGATATGGCGCAGACAGCGATGCTGTAGCGCCAGTTCTTCCGGGCTGGCCGGGCTGAAATGGTTTTGCCGGTACGCCCAGTCATCATATGTGGCATCCCAGGCCTCAAAGACCAGATTGTACTGAGGGTCTGTGGTTTCGTCGTAGTCATCCCACGCCTCATCGCTGGCGTTGTGATCCGGGCGCAGGCTGTTAAATGCTGCGGCCCGGATCTTGCCCTCCGGGCTGAACTCCAGAACGATTAATCCCGGTGGCCAGAGTACGCACTGGTAGAGCTTGTCTTCACAAAGCACATAGCTCCAGCGTGCATGGGTTTCCTTGAAGATAGAAAAACTCTGGATGTAGCGTTGATCACTGACAGGGGTTAAGCAGGGTAAAACCTGCGTGTGAAAGTATTCGCATTCAGACTTCTCAAGCGGGGCGCTGTGGTAGAGCCTGCCCTGAGCTTCAAGTTCCTTGGAGATTATATATTTCATCCTGCGATCCTCCGGGTAATAGGGCATGGGCTGGATAAGCCGGTCTGATGGTTACGACACAGGATGTGAACACGCGAAGTGGATTCACCGCATCAGAATCAGGTTAAGAAGAGCCCTGATTAAGCTCTGTAACAACAATTTATTGTAGTCTCTAGGGTATTAGTAACGCATTGTTAGTTAAGGATAAAGCCCTGAAACGCATAATTTAGACTTATGTCGTGCACTAAATTTGAACAATTGTTCTCTGGTAGGTGCTACAGCCCATGCAGGCGCTTCGGCGGGTACTCTGATGAGCGAAGGTAAGCATGTGAGGGGGCTGTTTAAACACAGCCCCCACCCTGAGATCAGGGAGGCGGGCCAGAATCAGATGGGCAGCGTAAACAGATAATAACTGAGGGCGCTGCCGCTGCCTGCCGCCAGTGACAGCTTGATCCAGCTAATGCCTTCATGCGGTTGGGCGCTTTCGGCGTGGGACTTTTTACCGTGAAGCATTGCCGGTGCCAGCGATTCCTTAAAGCGAACCTTGTGGTAGATAATCGCGAAAATATGCAGTCCGACCAGCAGTTGCAGAATCAGTTGCAGTTCGTGATGTATATAGCCGGCCAGTCCGGCGGTTTCCTCATCGACCAGATTGTACAGCGGGCCGTACCAGATAATATCGTCGGTGGACATCATGCCGGTAACGGACTGAACCGCCAGTAATAGCAGCAGGGCAAACACCATCAGCCCGCCGATCGGATTGTGTCCGGCATAAGCCCGGTGTTCTGAACTGAACAGGCTTTTCAGATAGCTGAGGGTCTCTCCCGGATGGAAGACAAAGGAGCTGAAGCGGGCGTAGCGGGTACCCAGCAGGCCCCAGAGCACCCGGAACAGCAGAAGCCCTGAAAGCAGGTAGCCAGCATAAAAATGCCACTCCACCATATCATCACTGTTACCGCTGACGATCATAAAGACAAACAGCGAGGCGAGTGACCAGTGAAACAGACGGGTGGGCAGATCCCAGATTTTAATCATTGAAGACATAAATTGTGCTGCCTGTGGAATAGAGGCCTCAGCATGACGCCTGAGGCCGGATAGTCATGACAACTTACTTGGCGCGGTAATCATCGTGGCAGGATTTGCAGGATTTACCGACCGGGCCAAAGCTCTTCTTCAGCGCATCGGCACCCTGACCTGCATTCGCAGCCAGTTGCTCGGCGGCGGTATTCAGTGCTTTGAACTTCTCCTGTACGTCGGCGCCGTTCTGCCAGATTTCAGGTTTGGCTTTAGTTTCTGCCTGTTCCAGATCGGACCCGGCTGGCCACATCAGGGTGTTGTTAAGCTGGCTCAGCAGATAGATATCCTTAGCAGCGGCGTCGGCGATGGCCGGGTCATAATCCCGTTTTCCTTTCACCATCGAGCCGAGCAGGCCCATGTTGTGCTTCAGAACCTGAAAATAGGACTGGCGGGCTTCAATCTGGTCTTCAAAGGGTGTTTCGGCCACGGCAGG encodes the following:
- a CDS encoding carboxymuconolactone decarboxylase family protein, with translation MTDKAIGAGETTRREVMGDEFVDRALTQVTPLTEPLQEWINGHAWGSVWQRDQLSRKERSLVTVAMLVALRAETELKGHLRGALNNGCTPEELREVLLQSTVYCGAPAAQEAFRAAAEILTPLLHGDEPAVS
- a CDS encoding helix-turn-helix domain-containing protein, which translates into the protein MSDSLKRGQSLAGAAAGSRISTYSLYSEDTSRSDPEFIHIEDIRTRAELFDWTINIHTHPKMFQLIYVRYGEVRIHLDGLEQIEQGPCLITIPSGVVHGFQFSREQTRGSVITVSQLLVLDEQFQHRFPFYDELFSRALVIPLQEQDADLELIDQQIADLKREYRDDLAGKTVMFEWLLYSLLIRIGRKLKSAYASHDSGSRYEQRYKALCQLIEQHYREHRPASWYAEQLNTTPMGLSRACNAVSGKKVSELLQDRLVLEAQRYLIYTAAPASLIAYDLGFQDPAYFSRFFKRRVGLSPGAFRKQRDSG
- a CDS encoding LysR family transcriptional regulator, with amino-acid sequence MNWNIDDIPLFIATVEHKGVSAAAAHLQLAKSTVSKGLNRLEQALGLRLLERNSRNIRITAEGETFYRHCLQIMQQVEETEAAMSGLQAEPGGRLVVALPMAFGREIVARHLPRFRRQFPKIELEIIITSHPVDIIRDQIDLAVVIGELADSELIATPLYQSRLLWVTTPAYRDSHELGSSTEALQGHIQICEQRYRHSRFPVRQAESRKTINLSRGIIHVNDPIAVREALLNGGGVSLLPDQYCKPCLASGELVEVYPEVQFEASAAVLSAVYPQRRLMSKNCRVFLEFLRELCEQI
- a CDS encoding gallate dioxygenase — translated: MARIVGGIGASHSPTIAFAKDTNKQNDPAWAPIFEGFSVVQTWVREKQVDVLFMIFNDHITSFFFDHYSAFALGIDDRYETADEGGGARDYPPVEGHLALSQHIGQALVADEFDMSFFQKKPLDHGFFSPLSMIAEDTQQGWAGTVVPLQVGVLQFPVPSARRCYKLGRSLRKAIQSFPEDLNVAIVATGGLSHQVHGERCGFTSEAWDNEFLELLQHKPEQLTGMRLAEYAEKGGMEGAEVIMWLIMRGALSDKVNKVHQTSYLPSMCNIATLIYEDLGDAPDEADLEVYREHIGSELAGVEKLSGTHPFTLARSHKAYRINDFLHRIVIPEHRARFVSDLEGLMQEYNLTTEEQTMIRNQQWIEMIHYGVTFFVLEKMAPVVGVSNIEVYASMRGESVEDFLKTRNAPIRYSVAGGDKASELDQSPQ
- a CDS encoding efflux transporter outer membrane subunit, yielding MDNNSYYLLSGAVAQPGRGRQETPLWRSRLLTTMLLSLMLTGCVTPQTLKVDPVSHMPEQWSRTDNRSSQLSGWLTELNDPQLTQLVAEALQSNPELAAAQARLEQARQALRISDADRYPDLALSLGAERAENADGSLTLNSELSWDPDLWGELGARQRQTQLEFVAATAELRQAEEELAVSVANRWFELQEAQLLLQLYTERSATLESDLAVIESGYRQGLYEALDLFLARNDLNAQNSTVAEQQQTLAESRRALEQLLGRYPQAALITEASLALTEEEQMPLLSSGMLLRRPDLQASWLSLLAADQALAAAHSARYPSFSLSAAYGGSSSALSELVSGGGLAWSLGASLVQTLFDAGRLEATEAQQLAVRQELESSYLNDLYSAFTEVENALDQRATLKQRHALYLAARSNADQAEQLAFERYQRGLETYTTVLEARRRSLDAQTEIISLRRTMLQNRIGLAQALGGSFQPESANTISLAESEASDS
- a CDS encoding efflux RND transporter periplasmic adaptor subunit codes for the protein MIRKLLPLLVISVLGGASYFVFSHPPEAPRMAVKRSAAISVEVETVTPEDFPIWVESYGRVQPRTQSELLPQVAGEIVWINPDLRAGGFFEAGDELLRIDDRDYQVALSEARAALASARQTLSEEQAQSEQAKADWKRLGYSGNAPDRVARVPQLQAAKASLASAQAAVTQAELNLERTHIRAPYAGRVLEKSVDRGQVVATGTTLATLYAVDYVEVRLPIQSRDLAYVELPERYRYSDPVTESLPQVSFISDLIGHEAWQGQVVQTEGAIDEDSRQLYVLAQINDPYGSRAEGRVPLKIGQYVQARIQGRTLSNAIVISNRVIYQGSYVYVVAEGVVQRRDIRIGWQDEQQALISEGLQAGDQLVLTTLGQVVSGTPVSIRQPALAEQGKVPQAAAKKAGDPS
- a CDS encoding efflux RND transporter permease subunit, with translation MIAWFARNHVAANLLMLGIVLAGLISLNYRIPLEVFPSVEADTISVSVSLRGASPEDAESGLATRIEDAVSDLEGIEELTSRSVEGGTTVTIEVEDGYDPRDLLADVKARVDEISSFPEQAEKPVVALATRTREVITVALSGDLTERELRSYAEGVRDDLLRIDGISQLELAGIRDYEIAIEISKDRLREYDLTLEEVADRIAESSLDLSAGNVKTIGGDILIRAKGQAYQRDEFESVVVKTQADGGLLHLSDIASVSDGFEETALRSRFNGELAVMLEVYRVGSQSAIGVADKVKAYVESRQDDLPRGLQMQYWDDDSEIVKGRLNLLISNAAQGGILVLLLLTLFLRPSIAFWVFLGIPVSFMGAFMLLPMFGVSLNIMSLFGFILVLGIVVDDAIVTGENVYTHMQSAENSLQAAIRGTQEVSVPVTFGVLTTVAAFLPIAFIEGARGPIFSQIPFVVIPVLLFSLIESKLVLPSHLKHIRLRKEQQSSGFSRWQKSFADGFERSVLRYYQPLLALALKHRLTTLSLFSGTFVLILAMIFSGWSQFVFFPRIQSDTARATLTMPSGTPFEVTDRTIVRMVAAARTLQERYRNQETGESVVQNIYSTTGDGGSAEEGRVRFELTPSEKRDPELSTARLVQEWREMIGEVPGAESLIYRAELGRGGDPVDIRLSSGSVADLTAMAEQVKQRLAEYPSLFDISDNLSDGKEELQIELKPQAYALGLTRDAIISQVRNNFFGIEVQRIQRGRDEVRVMVRLPDTERQAISNLRNVQIETDTGLVPLDEVAQLVPGRGASAIYRINQQRTVSVVADLDKESTNTTVLYRDLASYLDELMLQYPGAGYSLEGEAREQEESFSSMGLGLVFVFFAIYSLLAIPFRSYLQPLIVMSIIPFGAIGAVVGHWIMGMDLTIMSLLGLMALIGVVVNDSLVLVEFTNRRQAELKSRLGSHDAAYQAVLMAGAARFRPVILTSLTTFLGLLPLLFEKAVQAQFLIPMAVSLGFGILFATLITLIMVPVNLMLLEDLKSLFLPSREGDQPTADAEPALPSVQSEPG
- a CDS encoding cytochrome b/b6 domain-containing protein is translated as MSSMIKIWDLPTRLFHWSLASLFVFMIVSGNSDDMVEWHFYAGYLLSGLLLFRVLWGLLGTRYARFSSFVFHPGETLSYLKSLFSSEHRAYAGHNPIGGLMVFALLLLLAVQSVTGMMSTDDIIWYGPLYNLVDEETAGLAGYIHHELQLILQLLVGLHIFAIIYHKVRFKESLAPAMLHGKKSHAESAQPHEGISWIKLSLAAGSGSALSYYLFTLPI